Proteins encoded together in one Bacteroidota bacterium window:
- the cysC gene encoding adenylyl-sulfate kinase: protein MKQNIIKHNYSVTKEDRKSNNRQNSFLLWFTGLSGSGKSTIANALEHKLHQEGFKTYALDGDNIRKGINSDLSFSPEDRTENIRRIAEVANLMVDAGLIVFAAFVSPYKKDRKNIENIVGKENFVEIFVNTSIEECEKRDVKGLYKKARNGEIKDFTGVNAPYEAPENPDFEIVTDNMSIEESVEMIYYEIKNKLK, encoded by the coding sequence ACAAAGGAAGACAGAAAAAGCAACAACCGGCAAAATTCATTTTTGCTCTGGTTCACAGGTTTATCCGGTTCAGGCAAATCAACCATTGCCAATGCCCTTGAGCACAAATTGCATCAGGAAGGATTTAAAACCTATGCACTCGACGGGGATAACATCCGTAAAGGAATCAATAGCGATTTGAGCTTTAGTCCCGAAGACAGAACAGAAAATATTCGCCGGATTGCCGAAGTTGCAAATTTAATGGTCGATGCCGGATTGATAGTTTTTGCTGCTTTTGTATCACCATATAAGAAAGACAGAAAAAACATTGAGAATATAGTAGGCAAAGAAAATTTTGTTGAGATCTTTGTAAATACGTCTATCGAAGAGTGCGAGAAAAGAGATGTAAAAGGTCTCTACAAAAAAGCCCGAAATGGTGAAATAAAAGACTTTACGGGAGTAAATGCTCCTTACGAAGCACCCGAAAATCCGGATTTCGAAATTGTAACCGATAATATGAGTATCGAAGAATCGGTAGAGATGATTTATTACGAAATTAAAAATAAGTTAAAATAA